A genomic window from Nicotiana sylvestris chromosome 11, ASM39365v2, whole genome shotgun sequence includes:
- the LOC104240487 gene encoding bifunctional protein FolD 1, mitochondrial-like isoform X1, whose amino-acid sequence MIGMRTVRRMVSLLSRTSQIRNGSRIPKSSPPLVSLDLPDEWSSNFIQSDSPPPKCSDNATARIIDGISEAEQIRSSIAVEVSRMKESTGKVPGLAVVLVGQRQDSLAYVRKKIMACHEVGFRFSLSELPESCTEEEVCDALSNYNKDASIHGILVQLPLPQHFDEGKILNVLSLEKDVDGFHPLNIGNLAIQGREPLFIPCTPKGCIQLLLRSDVEIVGKRAVVIGRSNIVGLPTFLLLQRHHATVSIVHAYSENPEMITREADILVAAAGVPNLVRGSWLKPGAVVLDVGINPIEDPESENGYRLIGDVCFEEAVKIASAITPVPGGVGPMTVAMLLQNTLEAAKRALHFT is encoded by the exons ATGATAGGTATGAGAACGGTAAGAAGAATGGTTTCATTATTATCAAGAACGTCTCAGATTCGAAATGGTTCCAGAATTCCTAAGTCGTCTCCACCTCTTGTTTCACTTGACCTCCCCGATGAATGGTCCTCCAATTTTATCCAGTCTGATTCTCCTCCTCCAAAATGCT CCGACAATGCAACTGCTAGAATAATTGATGGGATCTCTGAGGCCGAGCAAATTAGATCAAGCATAGCCGTTGAAGTTAGCAGAATGAAGGAGTCAACTGGAAAGGTTCCTGGTTTGGCTGTAGTATTGGTTGGGCAAAGGCAAGACTCTCTTGCCTATGTCCGTAAAAAAATAATGGCCTGCCATGAGGTTGGGTTCAGATTTTCACTTTCTGAACTCCCTGAGAGCTGTACAGAAGAGGAGGTCTGTGATGCATTATCAAATTATAACAAGGATGCATCAATTCACGGTATTCTTGTGCAGCTTCCTTTGCCACAG CATTTTGACGAGGGAAAGATTCTGAATGTACTAAGCTTAGAAAAAGACGTGGATGGATTTCATCCACTAAACATTGGGAACTTAGCCATTCAGGGTAGAGAGCCATTGTTCATCCCGTGCACTCCGAAAGGCTGCATCCAGTTACTGCTCAGGTCTGATGTCGAAATAGTTGGCAAGAGAGCTGTGGTGATTGGGAGGAGCAACATCGTTGGACTACCTACATTTCTGTTGTTGCAG AGGCACCATGCAACAGTAAGTATTGTGCATGCAtattcagagaacccagaaatgATTACCCGTGAAGCTGATATACTTGTTGCAGCAGCTGGAGTGCCTAATTTAGTCCGCGGTAGCTGGTTAAAGCCTGGAGCAGTTGTTCTTGACGTTGGAATAAACCCAATTGAG GACCCTGAGAGTGAAAATGGTTACCGTTTGATTGGAGATGTTTGCTTCGAAGAAGCAGTCAAGATAGCTTCTGCAATAACCCCTGTTCCCGGAGGTGTAGGTCCTATGACAGTTGCAATGCTTCTTCAGAATACCCTTGAAGCTGCCAAGCGTGCTCTTCATTTTACTTGA
- the LOC104240487 gene encoding bifunctional protein FolD 1, mitochondrial-like isoform X2 has translation MLIIDGISEAEQIRSSIAVEVSRMKESTGKVPGLAVVLVGQRQDSLAYVRKKIMACHEVGFRFSLSELPESCTEEEVCDALSNYNKDASIHGILVQLPLPQHFDEGKILNVLSLEKDVDGFHPLNIGNLAIQGREPLFIPCTPKGCIQLLLRSDVEIVGKRAVVIGRSNIVGLPTFLLLQRHHATVSIVHAYSENPEMITREADILVAAAGVPNLVRGSWLKPGAVVLDVGINPIEDPESENGYRLIGDVCFEEAVKIASAITPVPGGVGPMTVAMLLQNTLEAAKRALHFT, from the exons ATGCT AATAATTGATGGGATCTCTGAGGCCGAGCAAATTAGATCAAGCATAGCCGTTGAAGTTAGCAGAATGAAGGAGTCAACTGGAAAGGTTCCTGGTTTGGCTGTAGTATTGGTTGGGCAAAGGCAAGACTCTCTTGCCTATGTCCGTAAAAAAATAATGGCCTGCCATGAGGTTGGGTTCAGATTTTCACTTTCTGAACTCCCTGAGAGCTGTACAGAAGAGGAGGTCTGTGATGCATTATCAAATTATAACAAGGATGCATCAATTCACGGTATTCTTGTGCAGCTTCCTTTGCCACAG CATTTTGACGAGGGAAAGATTCTGAATGTACTAAGCTTAGAAAAAGACGTGGATGGATTTCATCCACTAAACATTGGGAACTTAGCCATTCAGGGTAGAGAGCCATTGTTCATCCCGTGCACTCCGAAAGGCTGCATCCAGTTACTGCTCAGGTCTGATGTCGAAATAGTTGGCAAGAGAGCTGTGGTGATTGGGAGGAGCAACATCGTTGGACTACCTACATTTCTGTTGTTGCAG AGGCACCATGCAACAGTAAGTATTGTGCATGCAtattcagagaacccagaaatgATTACCCGTGAAGCTGATATACTTGTTGCAGCAGCTGGAGTGCCTAATTTAGTCCGCGGTAGCTGGTTAAAGCCTGGAGCAGTTGTTCTTGACGTTGGAATAAACCCAATTGAG GACCCTGAGAGTGAAAATGGTTACCGTTTGATTGGAGATGTTTGCTTCGAAGAAGCAGTCAAGATAGCTTCTGCAATAACCCCTGTTCCCGGAGGTGTAGGTCCTATGACAGTTGCAATGCTTCTTCAGAATACCCTTGAAGCTGCCAAGCGTGCTCTTCATTTTACTTGA
- the LOC104240488 gene encoding tRNA dimethylallyltransferase 2 isoform X2, with protein sequence MESGEEHEQKMQNPNNGTTMGEINLIPTSNSKPKVVVIMGATGSGKSKLAIDLASHFPIEIINADSMQVYSGLDVLTNKVTPREQKGVPHHLLGTISPSVEFTAKDFRDSAIPIINEIWSRNRLPVIVGGTNYYIQALASPFLLDESVEDSESNCLSDSQDEQPDLEVEFTDKEHDCAYNRLKHIDPAATVRIHPNNDRKINQYLNLYARFGVIPSKLLQERTVENWGRVDNSRYDFCFLCVNASLSTMDPFVNKRVDHMVDAGLLVEVVDIYTLDADYTKGLRQAIGVREFELFLRRHILEHQKACGESYLQALNDQTLRQNIHHIMDSPDNNEQKALLIEAIENVKLNTRRLVRRQRRRLNRLQMLFGWNIHYVDATKSIISGSDGVWAVEVVEPSARIIKSFLTGECSTENSSNASEEMRLMQKDIWTRHVCEACGNKVLRGAHEWEQHRQGRGHRKRVSRLKKSGNLCS encoded by the exons ATGGAAAGTGGTGAAGAACATGAACAGAAAATGCAAAACCCTAACAATGGAACAACAATGGGTGAGATAAACCTGATCCCCACATCAAATTCAAAGCCAAAAGTGGTAGTAATAATGGGAGCAACAGGTTCTGGAAAATCAAAACTTGCTATTGACTTGGCTTCACACTTCCCTATTGAAATCATCAACGCTGATTCTATGCAG GTTTACAGTGGATTGGATGTTCTGACCAACAAGGTGACTCCCCGAGAGCAAAAAG GTGTACCTCATCATCTTCTTGGTACTATCAGCCCTAGTGTTGAATTTACTGCAAAGGATTTTCGTGACTCAGCTATCCCT ATCATAAATGAGATATGGTCCCGCAATAGGTTGCCAGTTATAGTTGGAGGAACAAATTATTATATTCAG GCTCTTGCGAGTCCATTCCTTCTTGATGAATCTGTTGAAGATTCAGAATCAAATTGCTTAAGCGACTCTCAAG ATGAACAGCCTGATCTTGAAGTTGAATTTACGGACAAGGAACATGATTGTGCTTACAACCGTCTTAAACATATTGATCCAGCTGCAACTGTCAGAATTCATCCAAATAATGATAGAAAG ATCAACCAATACCTGAATCTGTATGCACGATTTGGTGTTATTCCAAGCAAACTTCTTCAGGAGAGAACCGTAGAG AACTGGGGTCGAGTTGATAATTCAAGATATGATTTCTGCTTCTTATGCGTGAATGCATCTCTTTCCACTATGGATCCATTTGTCAATAAAAGAGTTGATCACATGGTTGATGCTGGTCTACTTGTGGAAGTTGTTGACATCTATACACTAGATGCAGACTATACAAAGGGCTTGAGGCAGGCCATCGGTGTTAGGGAATTTGAGTTATTTCTTCGACGTCACATACTGGAACATCAAAAAGCCTGTGGTGAATCTTACCTTCAGGCACTAAATGATCAGACATTGAGGCAGAATATACATCATATCATGGATTCCCCTGACAACAATGAACAGAAAGCTCTTTTAATTGAAGCAATTGAAAATGTCAAACTGAACACACGAAGACTTGTACGGCGTCAA AGGAGAAGGCTTAATCGGCTGCAGATGCTATTTGGATGGAACATACATTATGTTGATGCTACAAAGTCCATAATAA GTGGCTCTGATGGTGTATGGGCAGTGGAAGTGGTCGAACCCTCTGCGAGAATAATCAAATCCTTTCTCACTGGGGAATGCAGCACAGAGAATAGCAGCAATGCTTCTGAAGAAATGAGGTTGATGCAAAAGGATATCTGGACTCGGCATGTATGCGAG GCATGTGGGAATAAGGTCCTCAGAGGTGCGCATGAATGGGAACAACACAGGCAGGGCCGTGGCCATCGAAAACGAGTTTCTCGGCttaaaaaatctggaaacttgTGCTCGTGA
- the LOC104240488 gene encoding tRNA dimethylallyltransferase 2 isoform X1 yields MESGEEHEQKMQNPNNGTTMGEINLIPTSNSKPKVVVIMGATGSGKSKLAIDLASHFPIEIINADSMQVYSGLDVLTNKVTPREQKGVPHHLLGTISPSVEFTAKDFRDSAIPIINEIWSRNRLPVIVGGTNYYIQALASPFLLDESVEDSESNCLSDSQEDEQPDLEVEFTDKEHDCAYNRLKHIDPAATVRIHPNNDRKINQYLNLYARFGVIPSKLLQERTVENWGRVDNSRYDFCFLCVNASLSTMDPFVNKRVDHMVDAGLLVEVVDIYTLDADYTKGLRQAIGVREFELFLRRHILEHQKACGESYLQALNDQTLRQNIHHIMDSPDNNEQKALLIEAIENVKLNTRRLVRRQRRRLNRLQMLFGWNIHYVDATKSIISGSDGVWAVEVVEPSARIIKSFLTGECSTENSSNASEEMRLMQKDIWTRHVCEACGNKVLRGAHEWEQHRQGRGHRKRVSRLKKSGNLCS; encoded by the exons ATGGAAAGTGGTGAAGAACATGAACAGAAAATGCAAAACCCTAACAATGGAACAACAATGGGTGAGATAAACCTGATCCCCACATCAAATTCAAAGCCAAAAGTGGTAGTAATAATGGGAGCAACAGGTTCTGGAAAATCAAAACTTGCTATTGACTTGGCTTCACACTTCCCTATTGAAATCATCAACGCTGATTCTATGCAG GTTTACAGTGGATTGGATGTTCTGACCAACAAGGTGACTCCCCGAGAGCAAAAAG GTGTACCTCATCATCTTCTTGGTACTATCAGCCCTAGTGTTGAATTTACTGCAAAGGATTTTCGTGACTCAGCTATCCCT ATCATAAATGAGATATGGTCCCGCAATAGGTTGCCAGTTATAGTTGGAGGAACAAATTATTATATTCAG GCTCTTGCGAGTCCATTCCTTCTTGATGAATCTGTTGAAGATTCAGAATCAAATTGCTTAAGCGACTCTCAAG AAGATGAACAGCCTGATCTTGAAGTTGAATTTACGGACAAGGAACATGATTGTGCTTACAACCGTCTTAAACATATTGATCCAGCTGCAACTGTCAGAATTCATCCAAATAATGATAGAAAG ATCAACCAATACCTGAATCTGTATGCACGATTTGGTGTTATTCCAAGCAAACTTCTTCAGGAGAGAACCGTAGAG AACTGGGGTCGAGTTGATAATTCAAGATATGATTTCTGCTTCTTATGCGTGAATGCATCTCTTTCCACTATGGATCCATTTGTCAATAAAAGAGTTGATCACATGGTTGATGCTGGTCTACTTGTGGAAGTTGTTGACATCTATACACTAGATGCAGACTATACAAAGGGCTTGAGGCAGGCCATCGGTGTTAGGGAATTTGAGTTATTTCTTCGACGTCACATACTGGAACATCAAAAAGCCTGTGGTGAATCTTACCTTCAGGCACTAAATGATCAGACATTGAGGCAGAATATACATCATATCATGGATTCCCCTGACAACAATGAACAGAAAGCTCTTTTAATTGAAGCAATTGAAAATGTCAAACTGAACACACGAAGACTTGTACGGCGTCAA AGGAGAAGGCTTAATCGGCTGCAGATGCTATTTGGATGGAACATACATTATGTTGATGCTACAAAGTCCATAATAA GTGGCTCTGATGGTGTATGGGCAGTGGAAGTGGTCGAACCCTCTGCGAGAATAATCAAATCCTTTCTCACTGGGGAATGCAGCACAGAGAATAGCAGCAATGCTTCTGAAGAAATGAGGTTGATGCAAAAGGATATCTGGACTCGGCATGTATGCGAG GCATGTGGGAATAAGGTCCTCAGAGGTGCGCATGAATGGGAACAACACAGGCAGGGCCGTGGCCATCGAAAACGAGTTTCTCGGCttaaaaaatctggaaacttgTGCTCGTGA
- the LOC104240488 gene encoding tRNA dimethylallyltransferase 2 isoform X3: MDAVNPLLSTVENLKPLFNDQQLWSNELWLLLSLGDVPNLSFPVAILISVFQPSSIGKFEIINEIWSRNRLPVIVGGTNYYIQALASPFLLDESVEDSESNCLSDSQEDEQPDLEVEFTDKEHDCAYNRLKHIDPAATVRIHPNNDRKINQYLNLYARFGVIPSKLLQERTVENWGRVDNSRYDFCFLCVNASLSTMDPFVNKRVDHMVDAGLLVEVVDIYTLDADYTKGLRQAIGVREFELFLRRHILEHQKACGESYLQALNDQTLRQNIHHIMDSPDNNEQKALLIEAIENVKLNTRRLVRRQRRRLNRLQMLFGWNIHYVDATKSIISGSDGVWAVEVVEPSARIIKSFLTGECSTENSSNASEEMRLMQKDIWTRHVCEACGNKVLRGAHEWEQHRQGRGHRKRVSRLKKSGNLCS; the protein is encoded by the exons ATGGATGCAGTCAATCCCCTCCTCTCCACAGTTGAAAACTTGAAACCTCTATTCAATGACCAGCAACTCTGGAGCAACGAACTTTGGTTGCTTTTGTCACTAGGCGATGTACCTAACCTGTCTTTCCCTGTAGCAATATTGATTAGTGTCTTTCAGCCATCTTCTATAGGAAAATTTGAA ATCATAAATGAGATATGGTCCCGCAATAGGTTGCCAGTTATAGTTGGAGGAACAAATTATTATATTCAG GCTCTTGCGAGTCCATTCCTTCTTGATGAATCTGTTGAAGATTCAGAATCAAATTGCTTAAGCGACTCTCAAG AAGATGAACAGCCTGATCTTGAAGTTGAATTTACGGACAAGGAACATGATTGTGCTTACAACCGTCTTAAACATATTGATCCAGCTGCAACTGTCAGAATTCATCCAAATAATGATAGAAAG ATCAACCAATACCTGAATCTGTATGCACGATTTGGTGTTATTCCAAGCAAACTTCTTCAGGAGAGAACCGTAGAG AACTGGGGTCGAGTTGATAATTCAAGATATGATTTCTGCTTCTTATGCGTGAATGCATCTCTTTCCACTATGGATCCATTTGTCAATAAAAGAGTTGATCACATGGTTGATGCTGGTCTACTTGTGGAAGTTGTTGACATCTATACACTAGATGCAGACTATACAAAGGGCTTGAGGCAGGCCATCGGTGTTAGGGAATTTGAGTTATTTCTTCGACGTCACATACTGGAACATCAAAAAGCCTGTGGTGAATCTTACCTTCAGGCACTAAATGATCAGACATTGAGGCAGAATATACATCATATCATGGATTCCCCTGACAACAATGAACAGAAAGCTCTTTTAATTGAAGCAATTGAAAATGTCAAACTGAACACACGAAGACTTGTACGGCGTCAA AGGAGAAGGCTTAATCGGCTGCAGATGCTATTTGGATGGAACATACATTATGTTGATGCTACAAAGTCCATAATAA GTGGCTCTGATGGTGTATGGGCAGTGGAAGTGGTCGAACCCTCTGCGAGAATAATCAAATCCTTTCTCACTGGGGAATGCAGCACAGAGAATAGCAGCAATGCTTCTGAAGAAATGAGGTTGATGCAAAAGGATATCTGGACTCGGCATGTATGCGAG GCATGTGGGAATAAGGTCCTCAGAGGTGCGCATGAATGGGAACAACACAGGCAGGGCCGTGGCCATCGAAAACGAGTTTCTCGGCttaaaaaatctggaaacttgTGCTCGTGA
- the LOC104240489 gene encoding stress-response A/B barrel domain-containing protein At5g22580: protein MADGFKHLVLVKFKEDVVVDDILKGLEKLVQEMDIVKSFVWGKDAESHEMLTQGFTHAFLMTFNNKDDYTTFVSHPNHVEFSATFSTVIDKAVLLDFPAISVKAPAPA, encoded by the exons ATGGCTGATGGATTCAAGCATTTGGTTTTGGTGAAGTTCAAGGAAGATGTGGTGGTGGACGACATTCTAAAAGGATTGGAAAAGCTTGTTCAAGAAATGGATATTGTCAAGTCTTTTGTTTG GGGAAAAGATGCTGAAAGCCATGAAATGCTAACACAAGGTTTTACTCATGCTTTCTTGATGACATTCAATAACAAGGATGACTATACCACATTTGTTAGTCACCCAAATCATGTGGAATTTTCTGCTACTTTCTCCACTGTAATTGACAAGGCTGTGCTACTGGATTTCCCTGCTATTTCTGTCAAAGCACCTGCTCCAGCTTGA